In Mycobacterium tuberculosis H37Rv, a single window of DNA contains:
- the iscS gene encoding cysteine desulfurase (NIFS protein homolog (nitrogenase metalloclusters biosynthesis protein NIFS)), which produces MAYLDHAATTPMHPAAIEAMAAVQRTIGNASSLHTSGRSARRRIEEARELIADKLGARPSEVIFTAGGTESDNLAVKGIYWARRDAEPHRRRIVTTEVEHHAVLDSVNWLVEHEGAHVTWLPTAADGSVSATALREALQSHDDVALVSVMWANNEVGTILPIAEMSVVAMEFGVPMHSDAIQAVGQLPLDFGASGLSAMSVAGHKFGGPPGVGALLLRRDVTCVPLMHGGGQERDIRSGTPDVASAVGMATAAQIAVDGLEENSARLRLLRDRLVEGVLAEIDDVCLNGADDPMRLAGNAHFTFRGCEGDALLMLLDANGIECSTGSACTAGVAQPSHVLIAMGVDAASARGSLRLSLGHTSVEADVDAALEVLPGAVARARRAALAAAGASR; this is translated from the coding sequence ATGGCCTACCTGGATCACGCTGCCACCACCCCGATGCACCCCGCCGCCATCGAGGCGATGGCGGCCGTGCAGCGCACCATCGGCAATGCGTCGTCGCTGCACACCAGCGGGCGCTCGGCGCGCCGGCGGATCGAGGAGGCCCGTGAGCTGATCGCGGACAAGCTAGGCGCTCGTCCGTCCGAGGTGATCTTCACCGCGGGCGGCACCGAAAGCGACAACCTGGCTGTCAAAGGTATCTATTGGGCACGCCGCGATGCGGAGCCGCACCGCCGTCGCATCGTCACCACCGAGGTGGAACACCACGCCGTACTGGACTCGGTGAACTGGCTCGTGGAACACGAAGGCGCCCATGTGACCTGGCTGCCGACCGCCGCCGACGGCTCGGTGTCGGCAACTGCGCTGCGCGAGGCACTGCAGAGCCACGACGACGTCGCGCTGGTATCGGTGATGTGGGCCAACAACGAGGTCGGAACTATTCTACCGATCGCCGAAATGTCAGTTGTCGCCATGGAATTCGGCGTGCCGATGCACAGTGATGCCATTCAGGCGGTGGGACAGCTCCCGCTTGACTTCGGGGCCAGCGGGCTGTCGGCGATGAGCGTGGCCGGGCACAAATTCGGTGGCCCGCCAGGAGTGGGTGCGTTGCTGCTGCGCCGCGACGTCACCTGCGTGCCCCTTATGCACGGCGGTGGGCAGGAGCGCGATATTCGTTCCGGCACACCCGATGTCGCCAGTGCAGTTGGAATGGCGACGGCCGCGCAGATCGCGGTGGACGGACTCGAGGAAAACAGCGCGCGGTTACGGCTGCTGCGGGATCGTCTGGTCGAGGGTGTGCTGGCTGAGATTGACGATGTTTGCCTTAACGGCGCCGATGACCCGATGCGGCTAGCGGGTAACGCGCACTTCACTTTCCGTGGCTGCGAAGGCGATGCGCTGTTGATGTTGTTGGACGCTAACGGAATCGAGTGCTCAACCGGATCGGCCTGCACGGCAGGTGTAGCGCAGCCCTCGCATGTGTTGATTGCAATGGGCGTCGACGCGGCCAGCGCCCGCGGATCATTGCGTCTCTCGCTGGGGCACACCAGTGTTGAGGCTGATGTCGATGCCGCGTTGGAGGTGCTTCCCGGGGCGGTGGCACGTGCACGGCGGGCCGCCCTAGCCGCCGCGGGAGCATCCCGATGA
- a CDS encoding GCN5-like N-acetyltransferase, which produces MSIASVLIPSDKPHGVATGSSTGPRYSLLLSTDPSMVEAAQRLRYDVFSTTPGFALPAAADTRRDGDRFDEYCDHLLVRDDDTGELVGCYRMLAPAGAIAAGGLYTATEFDVCAFDPLRPSLVEMGRAVVREGHRNGGVVLLMWAGILAYLDRYGYDYVTGCVSVPIGGDGETPGSRLRGVRDFILNRHAAPPQCQVYPYRPVRVDGRSLDDILPPPRPAVPPLMRGYLRLGARACGEPAHDPDFGVGDFCLLLDKDHADTRYLRRLRSVAAASEMVNDAR; this is translated from the coding sequence ATGAGCATCGCTTCTGTGCTGATACCCAGTGACAAACCGCATGGCGTCGCGACAGGATCGTCAACCGGACCGCGCTATTCCCTGTTGCTATCCACCGATCCCAGCATGGTCGAGGCGGCGCAGCGGCTCCGCTATGACGTGTTCAGCACTACGCCAGGCTTCGCACTGCCGGCGGCCGCGGATACGCGCCGGGATGGCGACCGGTTCGACGAGTACTGCGATCACCTGCTGGTCCGCGACGACGACACCGGTGAGCTGGTGGGTTGCTACCGGATGCTGGCACCGGCGGGTGCCATCGCCGCCGGAGGACTCTACACCGCAACGGAATTCGACGTTTGCGCGTTCGATCCGCTGCGGCCGTCGTTGGTGGAGATGGGCCGCGCCGTGGTGCGCGAGGGTCACCGCAACGGTGGGGTGGTGTTGTTGATGTGGGCGGGCATCCTGGCCTACCTGGACCGATACGGCTATGACTATGTGACCGGATGTGTGTCAGTACCAATCGGGGGAGACGGTGAAACGCCGGGCAGCCGGCTGCGTGGGGTGCGCGACTTCATCCTCAACCGGCATGCCGCGCCGCCGCAGTGCCAGGTGTACCCCTACCGGCCGGTGCGCGTGGACGGGAGGTCCCTCGACGACATTCTCCCTCCGCCACGGCCAGCAGTTCCCCCGCTGATGCGCGGTTACCTGAGACTGGGCGCGCGGGCCTGCGGGGAGCCGGCGCACGACCCGGACTTTGGCGTGGGCGACTTCTGCCTGCTACTGGATAAGGACCACGCCGATACGCGATATCTGCGACGACTGCGGTCGGTTGCGGCGGCCTCGGAAATGGTGAACGACGCGCGATGA
- the fixB gene encoding electron transfer flavoprotein subunit alpha (alpha-ETF (electron transfer flavoprotein large subunit) (ETFLS)), giving the protein MAEVLVLVEHAEGALKKVSAELITAARALGEPAAVVVGVPGTAAPLVDGLKAAGAAKIYVAESDLVDKYLITPAVDVLAGLAESSAPAGVLIAATADGKEIAGRLAARIGSGLLVDVVDVREGGVGVHSIFGGAFTVEAQANGDTPVITVRAGAVEAEPAAGAGEQVSVEVPAAAENAARITAREPAVAGDRPELTEATIVVAGGRGVGSAENFSVVEALADSLGAAVGASRAAVDSGYYPGQFQVGQTGKTVSPQLYIALGISGAIQHRAGMQTSKTIVAVNKDEEAPIFEIADYGVVGDLFKVAPQLTEAIKARKG; this is encoded by the coding sequence ATGGCTGAAGTACTGGTGCTCGTTGAGCACGCTGAAGGCGCGTTAAAGAAGGTCAGCGCCGAATTGATCACCGCCGCCCGCGCCTTGGGCGAACCAGCCGCCGTCGTCGTCGGTGTGCCGGGGACGGCCGCGCCGCTGGTGGACGGGCTTAAGGCGGCTGGTGCCGCCAAGATCTACGTCGCCGAGTCCGACCTTGTCGACAAATACCTGATCACCCCGGCGGTCGACGTGCTGGCCGGGCTGGCCGAGTCCTCGGCCCCTGCCGGCGTACTAATCGCCGCCACCGCGGACGGCAAGGAGATCGCCGGCCGACTTGCGGCTCGGATCGGCTCGGGTCTGCTGGTCGACGTGGTCGACGTGAGAGAAGGTGGAGTGGGTGTCCACAGCATCTTCGGTGGGGCGTTCACCGTCGAAGCGCAGGCCAACGGCGACACCCCGGTGATCACCGTGCGCGCAGGAGCCGTGGAGGCGGAGCCGGCCGCCGGCGCCGGTGAGCAGGTCAGCGTGGAAGTGCCGGCTGCGGCGGAGAACGCCGCCAGGATCACCGCGCGCGAACCGGCGGTCGCCGGCGACCGGCCGGAGCTGACCGAGGCGACCATTGTGGTGGCCGGTGGCCGTGGTGTCGGCAGCGCGGAGAACTTCAGCGTGGTCGAGGCGCTGGCCGACTCGCTGGGCGCCGCGGTCGGGGCCTCGCGTGCCGCAGTCGACTCCGGCTACTACCCGGGCCAGTTCCAGGTCGGCCAGACCGGCAAGACGGTGTCGCCCCAGCTCTACATTGCCCTGGGCATCTCCGGGGCGATCCAGCACCGCGCTGGCATGCAGACGTCCAAGACCATCGTCGCGGTCAACAAGGACGAAGAGGCGCCGATCTTTGAGATCGCCGACTACGGGGTGGTGGGAGACCTGTTCAAGGTCGCTCCGCAGCTGACCGAGGCCATCAAGGCCCGCAAGGGCTAG
- the fixA gene encoding electron transfer flavoprotein subunit beta (beta-ETF (electron transfer flavoprotein small subunit) (ETFSS)) → MTNIVVLIKQVPDTWSERKLTDGDFTLDREAADAVLDEINERAVEEALQIREKEAADGIEGSVTVLTAGPERATEAIRKALSMGADKAVHLKDDGMHGSDVIQTGWALARALGTIEGTELVIAGNESTDGVGGAVPAIIAEYLGLPQLTHLRKVSIEGGKITGERETDEGVFTLEATLPAVISVNEKINEPRFPSFKGIMAAKKKEVTVLTLAEIGVESDEVGLANAGSTVLASTPKPAKTAGEKVTDEGEGGNQIVQYLVAQKII, encoded by the coding sequence ATGACGAACATCGTGGTCCTGATCAAGCAGGTCCCAGATACCTGGTCGGAGCGCAAGCTGACCGACGGCGATTTCACGCTGGACCGCGAGGCCGCCGACGCGGTGCTGGACGAGATCAACGAGCGCGCCGTGGAGGAAGCGCTACAGATTCGGGAGAAAGAGGCCGCCGACGGCATCGAAGGGTCGGTAACCGTGCTGACGGCGGGCCCCGAGCGCGCCACCGAGGCGATCCGCAAGGCGCTGTCGATGGGTGCCGACAAGGCCGTCCACCTAAAGGACGACGGCATGCACGGCTCGGACGTCATCCAAACCGGGTGGGCTTTGGCGCGCGCGTTGGGCACCATCGAGGGCACCGAGCTGGTGATCGCAGGCAACGAATCGACCGACGGGGTGGGCGGTGCGGTGCCGGCCATCATCGCCGAGTACCTGGGCCTGCCGCAGCTCACCCACCTGCGCAAAGTGTCGATCGAGGGCGGCAAGATCACCGGCGAGCGTGAGACCGATGAGGGCGTATTCACCCTCGAGGCCACGCTGCCCGCGGTGATCAGCGTGAACGAGAAGATCAACGAGCCGCGCTTCCCGTCCTTCAAAGGCATCATGGCCGCCAAGAAGAAGGAAGTTACCGTGCTGACCCTGGCCGAGATCGGTGTCGAGAGCGACGAGGTGGGGCTGGCCAACGCCGGATCCACCGTGCTGGCGTCGACGCCCAAACCGGCCAAGACTGCCGGGGAGAAGGTCACCGACGAGGGTGAAGGCGGCAACCAGATCGTGCAGTACCTGGTTGCCCAGAAAATCATCTAA
- a CDS encoding S-adenosylmethionine-dependent methyltransferase produces the protein MCAFVPHVPRHSRGDNPPSASTASPAVLTLTGERTIPDLDIENYWFRRHQVVYQRLAPRCTARDVLEAGCGEGYGADLIACVARQVIAVDYDETAVAHVRSRYPRVEVMQANLAELPLPDASVDVVVNFQVIEHLWDQARFVRECARVLRGSGLLMVSTPNRITFSPGRDTPINPFHTRELNADELTSLLIDAGFVDVAMCGLFHGPRLRDMDARHGGSIIDAQIMRAVAGAPWPPELAADVAAVTTADFEMVAAGHDRDIDDSLDLIAIAVRP, from the coding sequence ATGTGCGCATTCGTTCCCCACGTTCCCCGCCATAGCCGAGGCGACAACCCGCCGTCGGCCTCCACGGCTAGCCCTGCGGTGTTGACGCTGACCGGCGAGCGCACCATCCCCGATCTGGACATCGAGAACTACTGGTTTCGCCGCCACCAGGTCGTCTACCAGCGGCTGGCACCCCGCTGCACGGCCCGCGACGTGCTGGAAGCCGGCTGCGGCGAGGGATATGGCGCCGACCTGATCGCCTGCGTCGCTCGCCAGGTCATCGCGGTGGACTACGACGAGACTGCGGTGGCCCATGTCCGGAGCCGCTATCCCCGAGTGGAGGTGATGCAAGCAAACCTGGCCGAGCTGCCATTGCCCGACGCGTCGGTAGACGTCGTGGTCAACTTCCAGGTCATCGAGCATCTGTGGGATCAAGCCCGATTCGTTCGCGAGTGCGCCCGGGTACTGCGGGGCTCGGGACTGTTGATGGTGTCCACCCCCAACCGGATCACCTTTTCCCCCGGCCGCGATACCCCGATCAACCCATTCCACACCCGCGAGCTCAATGCCGACGAGCTCACTTCGCTGTTGATCGACGCGGGATTCGTCGATGTGGCCATGTGCGGGTTGTTTCATGGCCCACGCCTGCGCGACATGGACGCCCGCCACGGCGGCTCCATCATCGACGCACAGATCATGCGGGCGGTGGCCGGCGCACCGTGGCCACCCGAGCTAGCCGCAGACGTCGCGGCGGTCACCACCGCCGACTTCGAGATGGTGGCAGCGGGTCACGACCGTGACATCGATGACAGCCTGGATCTGATCGCGATCGCGGTGCGGCCTTGA
- a CDS encoding 1,4-alpha-glucan-branching protein, translating into MNTSASPVPGLFTLVLHTHLPWLAHHGRWPVGEEWLYQSWAAAYLPLLQVLAALADENRHRLITLGMTPVVNAQLDDPYCLNGVHHWLANWQLRAEEAASVRYARQSKSADYPSCTPEALRAFGIRECADAARALDNFATRWRHGGSPLLRGLIDAGTVELLGGPLAHPFQPLLAPRLREFALREGLADAQLRLAHRPKGIWAPECAYAPGMEVDYATAGVSHFMVDGPSLHGDTALGRPVGKTDVVAFGRDLQVSYRVWSPKSGYPGHAAYRDFHTYDHLTGLKPARVTGRNVPSEQKAPYDPERADRAVDVHVADFVDVVRNRLLSESERIGRPAHVIAAFDTELFGHWWYEGPTWLQRVLRALPAAGVRVGTLSDAIADGFVGDPVELPPSSWGSGKDWQVWSGAKVADLVQLNSEVVDTALTTIDKALAQTASLDGPLPRDHVADQILRETLLTVSSDWPFMVSKDSAADYARYRAHLHAHATREIAGALAAGRRDTARRLAEGWNRADGLFGALDARRLPK; encoded by the coding sequence TTGAACACGTCCGCAAGCCCGGTGCCCGGCCTGTTCACGCTTGTTCTGCACACTCACCTGCCCTGGCTGGCCCACCACGGGCGCTGGCCGGTCGGCGAGGAATGGCTCTATCAGTCGTGGGCGGCGGCCTACCTGCCGCTGCTGCAGGTGCTGGCCGCGCTGGCCGACGAGAACCGGCACCGGTTGATCACCCTCGGGATGACGCCGGTGGTCAACGCCCAGCTCGACGACCCATACTGCCTCAACGGTGTGCATCACTGGCTAGCCAACTGGCAGCTGCGCGCCGAAGAGGCCGCCAGCGTGCGGTATGCCCGTCAGTCGAAGTCGGCTGACTATCCGTCATGCACACCGGAGGCGTTGCGGGCCTTTGGGATTCGCGAATGTGCCGATGCAGCTCGCGCGCTCGACAACTTCGCCACGCGGTGGCGGCACGGCGGCAGCCCACTGCTGCGCGGCCTGATCGACGCCGGCACGGTGGAGCTGCTCGGTGGCCCACTTGCCCACCCGTTCCAGCCGCTGCTGGCACCGCGGCTGCGCGAGTTCGCGCTGCGCGAAGGCCTCGCCGATGCTCAGCTGCGGCTGGCGCACCGCCCGAAAGGGATCTGGGCACCCGAATGCGCATACGCCCCGGGGATGGAGGTCGACTACGCCACCGCGGGGGTCAGTCACTTCATGGTCGACGGCCCGTCGCTGCACGGCGACACCGCGCTGGGCCGGCCGGTGGGGAAAACCGATGTGGTCGCCTTCGGTCGCGACTTGCAGGTCAGCTACCGGGTGTGGTCACCGAAATCCGGCTACCCCGGGCACGCCGCCTACCGCGACTTCCACACCTACGACCACCTGACCGGACTCAAACCGGCCAGGGTCACCGGGCGTAACGTGCCGTCGGAGCAAAAGGCACCCTACGATCCCGAGCGCGCTGACCGCGCCGTCGACGTCCATGTTGCCGATTTCGTCGACGTGGTGCGCAATCGGCTGCTCTCCGAGTCCGAGCGCATCGGCCGGCCCGCCCACGTGATCGCCGCCTTCGACACCGAGTTGTTCGGCCACTGGTGGTACGAGGGCCCAACCTGGCTGCAACGGGTATTGCGGGCTTTACCCGCCGCCGGTGTCCGGGTGGGCACCCTGAGCGATGCGATCGCCGACGGATTCGTCGGCGACCCGGTCGAATTGCCACCCAGCTCTTGGGGTTCCGGCAAGGACTGGCAGGTGTGGAGCGGTGCCAAGGTGGCCGATCTGGTCCAGCTCAACAGCGAAGTGGTCGATACCGCGTTGACCACCATCGACAAGGCGCTGGCCCAGACAGCGTCCCTGGACGGACCGCTGCCTCGCGATCACGTTGCTGATCAGATCCTGCGCGAGACCCTGCTCACCGTGTCCAGCGACTGGCCGTTCATGGTGAGCAAGGACTCCGCCGCCGACTACGCCCGCTATCGTGCTCACCTGCACGCACACGCCACCCGGGAGATCGCCGGCGCGCTGGCCGCGGGCCGACGCGACACCGCACGGCGGCTCGCCGAAGGGTGGAACCGCGCCGACGGTCTGTTCGGCGCCCTGGACGCTCGGAGGCTGCCCAAGTGA
- a CDS encoding glycogen synthase (Alpha-1,4-glucosyltransferase (UDP-glucose--glycogen glucosyltransferase)), whose translation MRILMVSWEYPPVVIGGLGRHVHHLSTALAAAGHDVVVLSRCPSGTDPSTHPSSDEVTEGVRVIAAAQDPHEFTFGNDMMAWTLAMGHAMIRAGLRLKKLGTDRSWRPDVVHAHDWLVAHPAIALAQFYDVPMVSTIHATEAGRHSGWVSGALSRQVHAVESWLVRESDSLITCSASMNDEITELFGPGLAEITVIRNGIDAARWPFAARRPRTGPAELLYVGRLEYEKGVHDAIAALPRLRRTHPGTTLTIAGEGTQQDWLIDQARKHRVLRATRFVGHLDHTELLALLHRADAAVLPSHYEPFGLVALEAAAAGTPLVTSNIGGLGEAVINGQTGVSCAPRDVAGLAAAVRSVLDDPAAAQRRARAARQRLTSDFDWQTVATATAQVYLAAKRGERQPQPRLPIVEHALPDR comes from the coding sequence ATGAGGATCCTCATGGTGTCGTGGGAGTACCCGCCGGTGGTGATCGGCGGACTCGGCCGCCACGTGCATCATCTGTCGACCGCGCTAGCCGCAGCCGGTCACGATGTCGTCGTGTTGTCCCGGTGTCCGTCGGGCACCGATCCCAGCACACACCCATCCTCCGATGAGGTGACCGAAGGGGTCCGGGTGATTGCGGCCGCGCAGGACCCGCACGAGTTCACGTTTGGCAACGACATGATGGCCTGGACCCTGGCGATGGGCCACGCCATGATCCGCGCCGGGCTGCGCTTGAAGAAACTTGGCACCGACCGCTCGTGGCGTCCTGACGTCGTGCACGCACACGACTGGCTGGTGGCCCATCCGGCCATCGCCCTTGCCCAGTTCTATGACGTGCCAATGGTTTCCACGATTCATGCAACGGAGGCCGGTCGACATTCCGGCTGGGTCTCCGGAGCTCTCAGCCGTCAGGTGCACGCGGTCGAGTCGTGGCTGGTGCGTGAATCCGATTCGCTGATCACATGCTCGGCGTCGATGAACGACGAGATCACCGAGCTGTTCGGGCCCGGGCTGGCCGAGATCACCGTGATCCGTAACGGCATTGACGCGGCGCGCTGGCCGTTCGCGGCCCGCCGCCCGCGCACCGGGCCAGCCGAATTGCTCTATGTGGGGCGGCTGGAGTACGAGAAGGGCGTGCACGACGCCATCGCCGCGCTGCCGCGGCTCAGGCGCACTCACCCAGGCACCACACTGACCATCGCCGGCGAAGGCACCCAGCAGGATTGGTTGATCGATCAGGCCCGCAAACACCGGGTGCTCAGAGCAACCAGGTTCGTCGGACACCTCGACCACACCGAGCTGCTGGCGTTGCTGCACCGAGCCGACGCCGCGGTGCTGCCCAGCCACTACGAACCGTTTGGGCTGGTGGCACTGGAGGCCGCCGCGGCCGGCACCCCGCTGGTGACGTCCAACATCGGCGGTCTGGGTGAAGCGGTCATCAATGGACAGACCGGGGTGTCGTGTGCACCCCGCGACGTAGCGGGGCTGGCCGCCGCGGTGCGTAGCGTGCTCGACGATCCGGCCGCCGCGCAGCGGCGCGCACGAGCCGCCCGGCAACGGCTCACCTCCGACTTCGACTGGCAGACGGTGGCCACCGCGACCGCGCAGGTGTACCTGGCGGCGAAGCGCGGTGAACGGCAGCCGCAGCCCCGGTTGCCCATCGTCGAGCACGCTCTTCCCGATCGGTAG
- a CDS encoding acetyltransferase, translating into MNVLSLGSSSGVVWGRVPITAPAGAATGVTSRADAHSQMRRYAQTGPTAKLSSAPMTTMWGAPLHRRWRGSRLRDPRQAKFLTLASLKWVLANRAYTPWYLVRYWRLLRFKLANPHIITRGMVFLGKGVEIHATPELAQLEIGRWVHIGDKNTIRAHEGSLRFGDKVVLGRDNVINTYLDIEIGDSVLMADWCYICDFDHRMDDITLPIKDQGIIKSPVRIGPDTWIGVKVSVLRGTTIGRGCVLGSHAVVRGAIPDYSIAVGAPAKVVKNRQLSWEASAAQRAELAAALADIERKKAAR; encoded by the coding sequence GTGAACGTCCTCAGTTTGGGCTCGTCATCGGGTGTGGTGTGGGGCCGGGTGCCGATCACCGCCCCCGCGGGGGCGGCCACCGGCGTCACCTCGCGCGCCGATGCGCATTCTCAGATGCGCCGATACGCCCAAACAGGTCCGACAGCTAAGCTAAGCTCTGCGCCAATGACAACCATGTGGGGTGCTCCGCTTCACCGCAGGTGGCGAGGATCGCGGCTGCGCGACCCACGTCAGGCCAAGTTCCTCACGCTGGCATCGCTGAAATGGGTGCTTGCCAACCGCGCCTACACTCCGTGGTACCTGGTGCGCTACTGGCGGCTGTTGAGGTTCAAGCTGGCCAACCCGCACATCATCACCCGCGGCATGGTGTTTCTCGGCAAGGGTGTGGAGATCCACGCGACACCGGAACTAGCGCAACTGGAGATCGGCCGCTGGGTGCACATCGGGGACAAGAACACGATCCGTGCCCACGAGGGCTCGCTGCGGTTCGGCGACAAGGTGGTGCTGGGCCGGGACAACGTCATCAACACCTATCTCGACATCGAGATCGGGGACTCGGTGCTAATGGCCGACTGGTGCTATATCTGCGATTTCGACCACCGGATGGACGACATCACGCTGCCGATCAAAGACCAGGGCATCATCAAGAGTCCGGTGCGGATCGGGCCCGACACCTGGATCGGCGTGAAGGTGAGCGTGCTGCGCGGCACCACCATCGGACGGGGCTGCGTGCTCGGCTCGCACGCGGTGGTCCGCGGCGCAATTCCCGACTATTCGATCGCGGTCGGGGCGCCGGCCAAGGTGGTCAAGAACCGCCAGCTGTCCTGGGAGGCATCGGCCGCGCAGCGCGCTGAGCTAGCCGCTGCCTTGGCCGACATCGAACGCAAGAAGGCGGCCCGCTAG
- a CDS encoding hypothetical protein (A core mycobacterial gene; conserved in mycobacterial strains (See Marmiesse et al., 2004 PMID:14766927).) yields the protein MAAGPALSARGYLALNGQTPAGCSLMEWQNDNNGRQRWCVRLVQGGGFAGPLFDGFDNLYVGQPGAIISFPPTQWTRWRQPVIGMPSTPRFLGHGRLLVSTHLGQLLVFDTRRGMVVGSPVDLVDGIDPTDATRGLADCAPARPGCPVAAAPAFSSVNGTVVVSVWQPGEPAAKLVGLKYHAEQLVREWTSDAVSAGVLASPVLSADGSTVYVNGRDHRLWALNAADGKAKWSAPLGFLAQTPPALTPHGLIVSGGGPDTALAAFRDAGDHAEGAWRRDDVTALSTASLAGTGVGYTVISGPNHDGTPGLSLLVFDPANGHTVNSYPLPGATGYPVGVSVGNDRRVVTATSDGQVYSFAP from the coding sequence TTGGCTGCCGGACCAGCCCTGAGCGCACGCGGGTACCTCGCGTTAAACGGGCAGACCCCGGCCGGGTGTTCGCTGATGGAGTGGCAGAACGACAACAACGGCCGGCAGCGCTGGTGTGTGCGGCTGGTCCAGGGCGGCGGCTTCGCCGGCCCGTTGTTCGACGGCTTCGACAACCTCTACGTCGGCCAGCCGGGAGCGATAATCTCCTTTCCGCCGACCCAGTGGACGCGCTGGCGCCAGCCCGTGATCGGGATGCCGTCCACCCCGCGGTTTCTGGGGCATGGCCGCCTGCTCGTGAGTACACACCTGGGGCAGCTGCTGGTATTCGATACCCGCCGCGGCATGGTGGTCGGCAGTCCGGTGGACCTGGTGGACGGCATCGATCCCACCGATGCGACACGCGGACTGGCCGACTGCGCGCCAGCCCGGCCGGGCTGCCCGGTCGCGGCCGCCCCTGCGTTCTCGTCGGTCAACGGCACGGTGGTGGTCAGCGTCTGGCAGCCGGGCGAACCGGCCGCGAAGCTGGTCGGGCTGAAATACCACGCTGAGCAACTCGTCCGCGAGTGGACCAGTGACGCTGTCAGCGCGGGCGTGCTGGCCAGCCCAGTGCTCTCCGCCGACGGATCGACGGTCTACGTCAATGGGCGCGACCACCGGCTATGGGCACTCAACGCCGCCGACGGGAAAGCGAAGTGGTCAGCTCCCCTGGGCTTTCTGGCGCAGACGCCGCCCGCACTGACCCCACATGGACTGATCGTGTCCGGCGGGGGCCCCGACACCGCGCTGGCGGCGTTCCGGGATGCCGGTGATCACGCCGAGGGGGCCTGGCGACGCGACGACGTTACTGCGCTGTCGACCGCGAGTCTGGCCGGCACCGGCGTCGGCTATACGGTCATCAGCGGTCCAAACCACGATGGCACGCCCGGTTTGTCGTTGCTGGTCTTCGATCCGGCCAACGGCCACACGGTCAACAGCTATCCGCTACCCGGAGCGACCGGATATCCCGTCGGTGTATCGGTCGGCAACGACCGCCGCGTGGTGACCGCCACCAGCGACGGCCAGGTCTACAGCTTCGCACCTTAG
- the TB22.2 gene encoding hypothetical protein — MRYLIATAVLVAVVLVGWPAAGAPPSCAGLGGTVQAGQICHVHASGPKYMLDMTFPVDYPDQQALTDYITQNRDGFVNVAQGSPLRDQPYQMDATSEQHSSGQPPQATRSVVLKFFQDLGGAHPSTWYKAFNYNLATSQPITFDTLFVPGTTPLDSIYPIVQRELARQTGFGAAILPSTGLDPAHYQNFAITDDSLIFYFAQGELLPSFVGACQAQVPRSAIPPLAI; from the coding sequence ATGCGTTATCTGATAGCGACCGCAGTGCTCGTTGCTGTGGTCCTGGTGGGCTGGCCGGCGGCTGGTGCGCCGCCGTCATGCGCCGGCCTGGGCGGCACTGTGCAGGCCGGCCAGATCTGCCATGTGCACGCCTCGGGCCCTAAGTACATGCTGGATATGACATTTCCTGTCGACTATCCCGACCAGCAGGCGCTGACCGACTACATCACGCAAAACCGCGACGGGTTCGTCAACGTCGCGCAGGGGTCCCCGCTGCGAGACCAGCCCTACCAAATGGACGCCACCAGCGAACAGCACAGCTCCGGCCAGCCGCCGCAGGCCACCCGCAGCGTAGTGCTCAAATTCTTCCAGGACCTCGGTGGGGCACATCCGTCCACCTGGTACAAGGCCTTCAACTACAACCTCGCGACCTCGCAGCCCATCACCTTCGACACGTTGTTCGTGCCCGGCACCACGCCACTGGACAGCATCTACCCCATCGTTCAGCGCGAGCTGGCACGTCAGACCGGTTTCGGTGCCGCGATATTGCCTTCGACCGGCCTCGACCCGGCTCACTACCAGAACTTTGCTATCACCGACGACAGTCTGATTTTCTACTTCGCCCAGGGTGAGCTGCTGCCGTCGTTTGTCGGCGCTTGCCAAGCCCAGGTGCCGCGCAGCGCCATTCCGCCGCTGGCAATCTAA